One genomic window of Panicum hallii strain FIL2 chromosome 6, PHallii_v3.1, whole genome shotgun sequence includes the following:
- the LOC112896484 gene encoding WPP domain-associated protein-like isoform X2: MADIPDVWPNDAHGSAAVHCEPSSNEGVSFLDEMDSFWEEVNAGLHVSKFVIETVMKGILTDVQQEAARQIASKDEEIASLNQKLQQVENSSLISHEGRDKRYDEFYCLREQLDTISKSLLSSEWGFLGSQLNSEGSEDASKQRSEEKSRNGVAKKICSEEEIFADPKLLKHMDNDALISYFNKSMNEMKRQHDSTVHEQTEQIFKLKRELLKREGPNPWHLRNNKELEHMRKEIGEVLSKLDVLLLENKRTFVRSKADTFPGQHDKSNVVDSDVMQLQGGATNNEEPWSLPTQAPHFASLEADHKKHIIRLESDIEVASTAATIREEVEKIVMKEFFSEMKIRLHGYEMELDMKHEVCSIIQNEAVSRAMLDSLLLKCKEKKDCAEEESKQKLKIEKLKRIVDSFTEVVREKEEFVSQIGLRAMEARVSSLCREIDLLRDKVGKQDSYISEKNREFDIVVGRLEQAQHHVQNNDATLSDLNDRFRTVSASLKELEKQNQVLRTIIEEKEKRLTSAVFKDKELKEFMETIIKSVRDFGNFMMDQQTIVANKVQHNESRFLVLKEQCKHLVKEGNLLRKKALRYKEISETRGSNLQKAELEVDLLGDEVEALTDLLAKIYIALDHYSPVLQHYTGVMETLTMIKKHISMAK, translated from the exons ATGGCAGATATCCCAGATGTGTGGCCTAATGATGCCCATGGAAGTGCTGCAGTTCACTGTGAGCCTTCGTCTAATGAGGGTGTGTCGTTCCTAGATGAGATGGACTCGTTCTGGGAAGAAGTCAATGCCGGGCTTCATGTTTCAAAGTTTGTGATTGAAACAGTCATGAAGGGGATTTTAACTGATGTGCAGCAAGAAGCAGCTCGGCAGATTGCTTCTAAGGATGAAGAGATAGCATCACTGAACCAAAAGCTTCAGCAGGTCGAAAATAGCAGCTTAATTTCACATGAGGGCAGGGATAAAAGATATGATGAATTTTATTGTCTCCGTGAGCAACTTGATACCATTTCAAAGTCACTATTGAGTTCTGAATGGGGGTTTTTGGGGTCACAGCTTAACTCAGAAGGTTCAGAAGATGCTAGCAAGCAGAGGAGCGAGGAAAAATCTAGAAATGGTGTAGCAAAGAAAATATGTTCTGAAGAAGAGATTTTTGCTGATCCGAAACTGCTGAAGCACATGGACAATGATGCTTTGATATCCTATTTTAATAAATCGATGAATGAGATGAAAAGGCAGCATGATTCAACTGTGCATGAGCAGACAGAGCAGATATTCAAACTAAAGCGCGAGCTCCTAAAAAGAGAAGGACCTAATCCTTGGCATTTACGGAACAACAAAGAACTTGAACACATGAGGAAGGAAATTGGGGAAGTCCTCTCGAAGTTGGATGTGCTCCTCTTGGAGAATAAAAGAACCTTTGTTCGCAGCAAGGCAGATACATTTCCTGGTCAACATGACAAGAGCAATGTAGTAGATTCTGATGTCATGCAGCTACAAGGTGGTGCAACTAATAACGAAGAACCTTGGTCTCTTCCAACTCAGGCTCCGCATTTTGCATCTTTAGAAGCAGATCATAAAAAGCATATTATAAGGCTCGAATCTGACATTGAAGTTGCCAGTACTGCAGCCACCATTAGAGAAGAGGTAGAAAAGATTGTCATGAAAGAGTTCTTTAGTGAAATGAAAATAAGATTGCATGGTTATGAGATGGAGCTTGATATGAAGCACGAAGTTTGCTCAATAATTCAGAATGAGGCTGTTTCTCGAGCAATGCTTGATTCTTTGTTGTTGAAGTGCAAGGAGAAAAAGGATTGTGCTGAAGAGGAATCTAAACAGAAGCTAAAGATTGAGAAATTGAAACGAATTGTGGATTCTTTCACTGAAGTAGTGAGGGAAAAGGAAGAATTTGTTTCACAGATTGGATTGAGGGCAATGGAGGCTCGTGTGAGCTCTCTGTGCCGTGAAATTGATTTGCTAAGGGACAAAGTGGGAAAGCAAGATTCCTACATATCTGAAAAGAACAGGGAGTTTGATATCGTTGTGGGAAGGTTGGAGCAAGCTCAGCACCATGTTCAGAACAATGATGCCACTTTGAGTGACTTGAATGATAGATTTAGAACTGTTTCAGCCTCTCTAAAGGAGTTGGAGAAACAAAATCAAGTTCTACGTACTATCATTgaagaaaaagagaagagatTAACATCTGCTGTTTTCAAAGACAAGGAATTGAAAGAGTTCATGGAAACTATTATTAAATCTGTGAGAGATTTTGGAAACTTCATGATGGATCAACAAACTATTGTTGCAAATAAAGTCCAGCACAATGAATCAAG GTTCCTTGTATTAAAAGAACAATGCAAACACCTTGTAAAAGAAGGCAATCTTTTAAGGAAGAAGGCACTGCGATACAAAGAGATATCTGAGACAAGAGGCTCTAATCTTCAGAAAGCTGAGCTCGAG GTGGATTTACTTGGTGATGAGGTTGAGGCCTTAACAGATCTTCTTGCAAAAATCTATATCGCACTAGATCACTATTCTCCTGTCCTGCAACACTATACTGGT GTTATGGAGACCTTGACCATGATTAAGAAACATATTAGCATGGCAAAGTGA
- the LOC112896484 gene encoding WPP domain-associated protein-like isoform X1, whose product MEYWAARAKRKFGPKPWARVQTIGEVSGSAAATCPAPPRQRKQAVRNGGGGKRRKAAAFAVSPPLAALTAAGEKAVVSLESHTQPDMADIPDVWPNDAHGSAAVHCEPSSNEGVSFLDEMDSFWEEVNAGLHVSKFVIETVMKGILTDVQQEAARQIASKDEEIASLNQKLQQVENSSLISHEGRDKRYDEFYCLREQLDTISKSLLSSEWGFLGSQLNSEGSEDASKQRSEEKSRNGVAKKICSEEEIFADPKLLKHMDNDALISYFNKSMNEMKRQHDSTVHEQTEQIFKLKRELLKREGPNPWHLRNNKELEHMRKEIGEVLSKLDVLLLENKRTFVRSKADTFPGQHDKSNVVDSDVMQLQGGATNNEEPWSLPTQAPHFASLEADHKKHIIRLESDIEVASTAATIREEVEKIVMKEFFSEMKIRLHGYEMELDMKHEVCSIIQNEAVSRAMLDSLLLKCKEKKDCAEEESKQKLKIEKLKRIVDSFTEVVREKEEFVSQIGLRAMEARVSSLCREIDLLRDKVGKQDSYISEKNREFDIVVGRLEQAQHHVQNNDATLSDLNDRFRTVSASLKELEKQNQVLRTIIEEKEKRLTSAVFKDKELKEFMETIIKSVRDFGNFMMDQQTIVANKVQHNESRFLVLKEQCKHLVKEGNLLRKKALRYKEISETRGSNLQKAELEVDLLGDEVEALTDLLAKIYIALDHYSPVLQHYTGVMETLTMIKKHISMAK is encoded by the exons ATGGAGTATTGGGCCGCCAGAGCCAAAAGGAAATTTGGGCCAAAACCATGGGCCAGGGTGCAAACTATAGGGGAGGTCAGCGGCTCAGCGGCGGCAACATGCCCAGCACCACCACGACAGCGAAAGCAGGCAGTACGGAACGGCGGCGGGGGGAAGAGGAGAAAGGCGGCTGCTTTCGCTGTCTCCCCACCACTGGCGGCACTGACGGCGGCAGGCGAGAAAG CTGTGGTGTCACTCGAAAGTCACACTCAGCCAGACATGGCAGATATCCCAGATGTGTGGCCTAATGATGCCCATGGAAGTGCTGCAGTTCACTGTGAGCCTTCGTCTAATGAGGGTGTGTCGTTCCTAGATGAGATGGACTCGTTCTGGGAAGAAGTCAATGCCGGGCTTCATGTTTCAAAGTTTGTGATTGAAACAGTCATGAAGGGGATTTTAACTGATGTGCAGCAAGAAGCAGCTCGGCAGATTGCTTCTAAGGATGAAGAGATAGCATCACTGAACCAAAAGCTTCAGCAGGTCGAAAATAGCAGCTTAATTTCACATGAGGGCAGGGATAAAAGATATGATGAATTTTATTGTCTCCGTGAGCAACTTGATACCATTTCAAAGTCACTATTGAGTTCTGAATGGGGGTTTTTGGGGTCACAGCTTAACTCAGAAGGTTCAGAAGATGCTAGCAAGCAGAGGAGCGAGGAAAAATCTAGAAATGGTGTAGCAAAGAAAATATGTTCTGAAGAAGAGATTTTTGCTGATCCGAAACTGCTGAAGCACATGGACAATGATGCTTTGATATCCTATTTTAATAAATCGATGAATGAGATGAAAAGGCAGCATGATTCAACTGTGCATGAGCAGACAGAGCAGATATTCAAACTAAAGCGCGAGCTCCTAAAAAGAGAAGGACCTAATCCTTGGCATTTACGGAACAACAAAGAACTTGAACACATGAGGAAGGAAATTGGGGAAGTCCTCTCGAAGTTGGATGTGCTCCTCTTGGAGAATAAAAGAACCTTTGTTCGCAGCAAGGCAGATACATTTCCTGGTCAACATGACAAGAGCAATGTAGTAGATTCTGATGTCATGCAGCTACAAGGTGGTGCAACTAATAACGAAGAACCTTGGTCTCTTCCAACTCAGGCTCCGCATTTTGCATCTTTAGAAGCAGATCATAAAAAGCATATTATAAGGCTCGAATCTGACATTGAAGTTGCCAGTACTGCAGCCACCATTAGAGAAGAGGTAGAAAAGATTGTCATGAAAGAGTTCTTTAGTGAAATGAAAATAAGATTGCATGGTTATGAGATGGAGCTTGATATGAAGCACGAAGTTTGCTCAATAATTCAGAATGAGGCTGTTTCTCGAGCAATGCTTGATTCTTTGTTGTTGAAGTGCAAGGAGAAAAAGGATTGTGCTGAAGAGGAATCTAAACAGAAGCTAAAGATTGAGAAATTGAAACGAATTGTGGATTCTTTCACTGAAGTAGTGAGGGAAAAGGAAGAATTTGTTTCACAGATTGGATTGAGGGCAATGGAGGCTCGTGTGAGCTCTCTGTGCCGTGAAATTGATTTGCTAAGGGACAAAGTGGGAAAGCAAGATTCCTACATATCTGAAAAGAACAGGGAGTTTGATATCGTTGTGGGAAGGTTGGAGCAAGCTCAGCACCATGTTCAGAACAATGATGCCACTTTGAGTGACTTGAATGATAGATTTAGAACTGTTTCAGCCTCTCTAAAGGAGTTGGAGAAACAAAATCAAGTTCTACGTACTATCATTgaagaaaaagagaagagatTAACATCTGCTGTTTTCAAAGACAAGGAATTGAAAGAGTTCATGGAAACTATTATTAAATCTGTGAGAGATTTTGGAAACTTCATGATGGATCAACAAACTATTGTTGCAAATAAAGTCCAGCACAATGAATCAAG GTTCCTTGTATTAAAAGAACAATGCAAACACCTTGTAAAAGAAGGCAATCTTTTAAGGAAGAAGGCACTGCGATACAAAGAGATATCTGAGACAAGAGGCTCTAATCTTCAGAAAGCTGAGCTCGAG GTGGATTTACTTGGTGATGAGGTTGAGGCCTTAACAGATCTTCTTGCAAAAATCTATATCGCACTAGATCACTATTCTCCTGTCCTGCAACACTATACTGGT GTTATGGAGACCTTGACCATGATTAAGAAACATATTAGCATGGCAAAGTGA
- the LOC112896487 gene encoding 2-succinylbenzoate--CoA ligase, chloroplastic/peroxisomal: MARHCQGHIAQCLGGILARRGGATVAVDSGGRSITGAEFVDGVRRLAAGLVDRGVRPGDVVAAVAFNSIQYVELFLAVAHVGAIIAPLNYRWSFEEAAQALELVEPTAFIFAGVFSSWALRLTASNKYSSIGLYLILGLGDACSTGHAANFGLVDHIKRSVRGPIAAEPVSAPRDVALICFTSGTTGRPKGVAISHTSLIIQSLAKIAIVGYGEDDVYLHTAPLCHIGGISSCMAILMAGGCHVLIPKFDAKSAFDAIKEHGVTSFITVPAIMADLLSYARKERISSPVMIVTKILNGGGGLSEELMDGASQLFPRADIFSAYGMTEACSSLTFMALNKPKLQEPKNQPGNHSGGVCVGKPAPHVEIQIGMDGNNPSSSPIGNILTRGLHTMVGYWANKKVDSLDCVRNGWLDTGDTGWMDSAGNLWLMGRQKGRIKTGGENVFPEEVELVLSQHPGVARVVVVGIPDSRLGEKVIACVSIRYGWKWVDARAEHQDETKEVSPQILHDHCRMKKLSRFKVPRSYYQWRQPFPVTSTGKIRREELKREILATMQIPSNL; this comes from the exons AtggcgcggcattgccagggccACATTGCGCAGTGCCTCGGCGGCATCCTtgctcgccgcggcggcgccaccgTCGCTGTGGACTCAGGCGGTCGCAGCATCACCGGCGCGGAGTTCGTCGACGGCGTGCGGAGGCTGGCCGCGGGGCTCGTCGACCGCGGGGTGCGCCCCGGCgacgtcgtcgccgccgtcgccttcaaCAG CATCCAGTACGTCGAGCTGTTCCTCGCCGTCGCACACGTCGGAGCAATCATCGCCCCTCTCAACTACCGCTGG AGCTTTGAGGAGGCGGCGCAGGCGCTGGAGCTCGTTGAGCCAACGGCGTTCATCTTCGCCGGCGTCTTCAGCTCTTGGGCGCTCCGACTGACGGCCAGCAACAAGTATTCATCCATTGGCCTCTACCTCATTCTGGGCCTGGGGGACGCTTGCAGCACAGGCCATGCTGCAAACT TTGGATTAGTTGATCACATCAAGAGGAGCGTGAGAGGACCTATAGCGGCAGAGCCCGTATCCGCTCCAAGGGATGTTGCTTTGATATGCTTCACATCTG GTACTACTGGACGACCAAAGGGTGTAGCGATAAGCCATACATCTTTGATCATTCAATCCCTAGCAAAGATCGCCATTGTTGGCTACGGTGAGGATGAT GTCTACCTGCATACAGCACCTCTGTGCCATATCGGTGGGATCTCCTCATGCATGGCCATCCTGATGGCTGGAGGCTGTCATGTCCTGATACCGAAATTTGATGCCAAATCAGCTTTCGATGCCATCAAGGAACATGGAGTAACTTCTTTCATCACTGTCCCTGCGATCATGGCTGATCTACTGTCTTATGCTCG AAAGGAGAGGATATCAAGCCCTGTGATGATAGTGACCAAGATTCTGAATGGTGGTGGTGGATTGTCAGAGGAATTGATGGATGGAGCTTCTCAATTATTTCCTCGTGCTGATATTTTCTCTGCTTATG GGATGACTGAGGCATGCTCATCTCTGACATTCATGGCTCTCAACAAACCAAAACTCCAAGAACCCAAGAACCAACCAGGCAACCATTCTGGGGGCGTTTGTGTTGGTAAACCAGCACCCCATGTCGAGATACAAATCGGCATGGATGGTAATAACCCTAGTTCTTCGCCAATTGGAAACATCTTAACGAGAGGCTTGCATACCATGGTTGGGTACTGGGCAAACAAGAAGGTGGATTCATTAGATTGTGTCAGGAACGGATGGCTGGACACTGGTGACACTGGATGGATGGATAGCGCCGGTAATCTATGGCTCATGGGTCGGCAAAAGGGCCGCATCAAAACAGGAGGTGAAAATGTTTTCCCAGAAGAG GTTGAACTGGTGCTGTCCCAGCACCCTGGAGTAGCTAGAGTTGTGGTAGTTGGTATACCGGATAGTCGTCTTGGTGAGAAAGTTATTGCTTGTGTTAGCATCAGGTATGGCTGGAAGTGGGTTGATGCAAGAGCTGAGCACCAAGACGAAACCAAAGAAGTCTCTCCTCAGATCCTTCATGACCACTGCAGGATGAAAAAATTGAGCAG ATTTAAGGTACCAAGGTCATATTATCAGTGGAGGCAGCCGTTCCCAGTGACCAGCACAGGCAAAATCAGAAGAGAGGAGCTCAAGAGGGAAATCTTAGCAACAATGCAAATACCCAGCAACTTGTAG
- the LOC112896489 gene encoding 60S acidic ribosomal protein P0, producing MAIKRTKAEKKQAYDRKLCSLLDEYTKVLIALADNVGSKQLQDIRRGLRGDSVVLMGKNTLIRRCIKAYADKTGNHTFDPLMDLLVGNVGLIFTKGDLKEVREEVAKYKVGAPARVGLVAPVDVVVPPGNTGLDPSQTSFFQVLNIPTKINKGTVEIITPVELIKKGDKVGSSESALLAKLGIRPFSYGLQVINVYEDGSVFSPEVLDLTEDDLVEKFATGVSMVASLSLALSYPTLAAAPHMFINGYKNVLAVAVETDYSYPHADEIKEYLKDPSKFAVAAPVAAADSGVAAAPKEEEKAPEPAEESDEEMGFSLFDD from the exons ATGGCGATCAAGCGGACCAAGGCCGAGAAGAAGCAGGCGTACGACCGCAAGCTGTGCAGCCTGCTGGACGAGtacaccaaggtgctcatcgccCTCGCCGACAACGTCGGCTCCAAGCAGCTCCAGGACATCCGCCGCGGCCTGAGGGGCGACTCGGTGGTGCTCATGGGGAAGAACACGCTCATCAGGCGCTGCATCAAGGCCTACGCCGACAAGACCGGGAACCACACCTTCGACCCGCTCATGGACCTCCTCGTCGGCAACGTCGGGCTCATCTTCACCAAGGGCGACCTCAAGGAGGTGCGCGAGGAGGTGGCCAAGTACAAG GTTGGCGCTCCAGCTCGTGTTGGGCTGGTTGCTCCTGTTGATGTCGTTGTCCCCCCTGGCAACACTGGCCTGGATCCCTCCCAGACATCTTTCTTCCAG GTGCTCAACATCCCCACCAAGATTAACAAGGGTACTGTTGAAATCATCACACCAGTGGAGCTCATCAAGAAGGGTGACAAGGTGGGCTCATCCGAGTCTGCCCTGCTCGCCAAGCTTGGTATCCGCCCCTTCTCGTACGGTCTTCAGGTCATCAATGTCTATGAGGATGGGTCGGTCTTCAGCCCTGAGGTGCTCGACCTGACCGAGGACGACCTGGTTGAGAAGTTCGCCACTGGTGTCTCCATGGTTGCCTCTCTGTCCCTGGCGCTCTCATACCCAACCCTTGCCGCTGCGCCCCACATGTTCATCAATGGGTACAAGAACGTGCTTGCTGTTGCTGTGGAGACGGACTACTCGTACCCGCATGCTGATGAGATCAAGGAGTACCTCAAG GACCCGAGCAAGTTCGCCGTTGCTGCCCCTGTTGCCGCTGCGGACTCTGGTGTGGCGGCTGCTCCCAAGGAAGAAGAGAAGGCGCCCGAGCCCGCTGAGGAGTCAGACGAGGAGATGGGCTTCAGCCTGTTCGACGACTAA
- the LOC112896486 gene encoding BTB/POZ domain-containing protein At1g30440-like: protein MACQKLGSRADVFRKQGQEWYCTSGLPSDMTVVVGEQSFHLHKFPLLSKSGLLEGRIREKIDKGEDSWVIDLSDIPGGAKAFELAAKFCYGVKFEMTASNVVHLRCAADYLEMTEEMSEGNLIAQTENFLTQTVLRSWKDSVKALQTCDDVLDIAERLQIIKRCVDSIATRSCSDPDLFGWPVAQYGGPMQSPGGSLLWNGISTGARPRNSSPDWWYDDVSCLSLPLYKKLISAMEYRGISQEIIVGSLNHYAKRRLPGLNRRKSISDASNCLSITSLTSIPSEDDQKYLLEEIDRLLPFQRGVTSCKLLFGLLRTAIFLKASPSCLSNLERRIGMQLDKASLEDLLIPNISESVETLYDVDCVQRIVDHFLAMDQETGGASPGLGEDGQILASPSLMPITMVAKLIDGYLAEVAPDENLKLPKFRSLAAAIPEYARPIDDGLYRAIDIYLKAHPYLSESDKEELCRVMDCQKLSLEACTHAAQNERLPLRVIVQVLFFEQLQLRSSIAECLMISEPLDGGVSRQLGGQPVSGEHHRGVAGWPLAARENQTLREGMDSMKQRVAELEKECTAMRQDIERLGRSRSAGKSRFPFALAAAKPQVCSTKDKDAAPETSKTSATEGEDKVAVVKGGAGGEGATQLKLRKHKMKLSTC from the exons ATGGCCTGCCAGAAGCTGGGATCCAGAGCAGATGTGTTCAGGAAGCAAGGGCAGGAATG GTATTGTACATCTGGTCTTCCTAGTGATATGACTGTGGTAGTTGGGGAGCAGTCTTTCCATCTTCACAAG TTTCCTCTATTATCAAAAAGTGGCCTGTTGGAGGGGCGTATCAGAGAGAAAATTGATAAGGGGGAAGACAGTTGGGTTATTGATCTATCTGATATCCCTGGTGGAGCAAAGGCTTTTGAACTAGCTGCTAAGTTTTGCTATGGTGTAAAGTTTGAAATGACTGCATCCAATGTCGTACACCTCCGTTGTGCTGCTGATTATCTTGAAATGACAGAAGAGATGTCTGAGGGAAATTTGATTGCACAGACAGAGAACTTCCTTACCCAAACAGTGCTCAGGAGCTGGAAAGACTCGGTTAAGGCGCTTCAAACTTGTGATGACGTCCTTGATATTGCCGAAAGATTGCAAATTATAAAGAGGTGTGTAGACTCCATTGCAACTAGATCATGCAGTGATCCTGATTTATTTGGTTGGCCAGTAGCCCAGTATGGAGGCCCCATGCAGAGTCCTGGAGGCAGCCTCTTGTGGAATGGTATTAGCACGGGAGCAAGGCCCAGAAATAGCAGCCCAGATTGGTGGTATGATGACGTCTCATGCTTAAGCCTTCCCTTATACAAAAAACTCATCTCAGCCATGGAATATCGGGGCATCAGTCAGGAGATTATCGTTGGATCCCTTAACCATTATGCAAAAAGGCGTTTGCCTGGTTTGAATCGGCGTAAAAGCATCAGTGATGCCAGTAACTGTCTTTCTATTACAAGTTTAACATCCATCCCCTCTGAAGATGACCAGAAGTATCTTCTTGAGGAGATCGATAGACTACTACCTTTCCAAAGGGGTGTTACATCTTGCAAGCTACTGTTTGGCCTTCTGCGCACAGCGATTTTTCTGAAAGCCAGCCCCTCCTGCTTGTCCAATTTGGAGAGACGGATAGGTATGCAGCTTGACAAGGCCAGTCTGGAAGATCTTTTGATACCAAACATCTCCGAGTCTGTAGAAACACTATATGATGTGGATTGTGTGCAGAGGATTGTAGACCATTTCTTGGCAATGGACCAAGAAACTGGTGGGGCCTCCCCTGGCCTTGGTGAAGATGGGCAAATCTTAGCTTCACCATCTTTAATGCCGATAACAATGGTTGCTAAGTTGATTGATGGTTATCTGGCTGAAGTTGCACCAGATGAGAACTTGAAGCTGCCAAAATTCCGGTCTTTGGCAGCTGCTATACCGGAGTATGCCCGACCAATAGATGACGGACTTTATCGTGCTATCGACATATATCTTAAG GCGCATCCATATCTGTCTGAATCGGACAAAGAAGAGCTCTGCCGGGTGATGGACTGCCAGAAGCTGTCCCTGGAGGCGTGCACCCACGCGGCGCAGAACGAGCGCCTCCCGCTCCGCGTCATCGTGCAGGTGCTCTTCTTCGAGCAGCTCCAGCTGCGGAGCTCCATCGCGGAATGCCTCATGATCTCCGAGCCCCTTGACGGCGGTGTCTCACGGCAGCTAGGCGGCCAACCCGTCTCCGGCGAGCACCACCGCGGTGTCGCCGGCTGGCCCCTGGCCGCCAGGGAAAACCAGACCCTGCGTGAAGGCATGGACAGCATGAAGCAGCGGGTGGCCGAGCTGGAGAAGGAGTGCACCGCCATGCGGCAGGACATCGAGCGGCTTGGCCGCAGCCGAAGCGCCGGCAAGAGCAGGTTCCCgttcgcgctcgccgccgccaagcCGCAGGTTTGCAGCACGAAGGACAAGGATGCTGCTCCGGAGACGTCAAAGACGTCGGCGACGGAGGGCGAGGACAAGGTGGCCGTGGTGAAGGGTggtgccggcggtgagggggcgACGCAGCTGAAGCTCAGGAAGCACAAGATGAAGCTGTCAACCTGTTAG
- the LOC112897987 gene encoding LOW QUALITY PROTEIN: hydroxyproline O-galactosyltransferase GALT2-like (The sequence of the model RefSeq protein was modified relative to this genomic sequence to represent the inferred CDS: inserted 1 base in 1 codon), producing MARRVRPSHLVLALGAAYLLLVSLKFRRVLDLAAADLAGDPAAFSSPSSSDHLPPGGSHNATSTSTPPXTSTATAFPVQPFWHRYDRVSLPDPAAARASRGRTALDRMADDAWALGLAAWEEAAAFAGDPWALLASATARASDASRCPSAVSQRARGRVVFLPCGLAAGSSVTVVGTPRAAHREFVPQLARMRQGDGTVMVSQFMVELQGLRAVDGEEPPRILHLNPRLRGDWSQHPILEHNTCYRMQWGAAQRCDGTPADDNDDKVDGFPKCEKWIRNDIVDTKESKTTSWLKRFIGRAKKPAMTWPFPFAEERLFVLTIQAGVEGFHIYVGGRHVTSFPYRPGFTLEEATGLFVKGDVDVHSVYATALPMSHPSFSLQQVLEMSEKWRSRPLPKRSVSLFIGILSASNHFAERMAVRKTWMQTPEIKSSEAVARFFVALNSRKEVNVMLKKEAEYFGDIVILPFIDRYELVVLKTIAICEYGVQNLTAANIMKCDDDTFVRVDVVLRHIKLNNSGKPLYLGNLNLLHRPLRTGKWAVTDEEWPEDIYPPYANGPGYVISRDIAKFIVSQHANQSLRLFKMEDVSMGLWVEKFNSTKPVQYSHSWRFCQYGCLENYYTAHYQSPRQMLCLWDKLIRGRASCCNYR from the exons AtggcgcggcgggtgcggccgTCGCACCTGGTGCTGGCGCTGGGGGCCGCGTACCTCCTCCTCGTCTCCCTCAAGTTCCGCCGCGTGCTCGACCTGGCCGCCGCCGACCTCGCGGGCGACCCCGCCGCCTTctcctcgccctcctcctccgACCACCTGCCCCCGGGCGGCTCCCACAACGCCACCTCCACCTCTACCCCGC cgacctccaccgccaccgccttcCCCGTCCAGCCCTTCTGGCACCGCTACGACCGCGTCTCGCTCCCGGaccccgccgcggcgcgcgcgtcCCGCGGCCGCACCGCGCTCGACCGCATGGCCGACGACGCCTGGGCGCTCGGCCTCGCGGCCTGGGAGGAGGCCGCCGCCTTCGCGGGGGACCCCTGGGCGCTGCTCGCCTCCGCCACCGCGCGCGCCTCCGACGCCTCCAGGTGCCCCTCCGCGGTCTCCcagcgcgcgcgcggccgggtCGTCTTCCTGCCCTGCGGCCTCGCCGCGGGCTCCTCCGTCACCGTCGTCGGCACCCCGCGCGCCGCGCACAGGGAGTTCGTGCCGCAGCTCGCGCGGATGCGCCAGGGGGACGGCACCGTCATGGTCTCGCAGTTCATGGTCGAGCTACAGGGCCTGCGCGCCGTCGACGGGGAGGAGCCGCCAAGGATACTGCACCTCAACCCCAGGCTCAGGGGGGACTGGAGCCAGCACCCCATCCTTGAGCACAACACCTGCTACAGGATGCAGTGGGGCGCTGCGCAGCGCTGTGACGGAACGCCAGCCGACGACAATGACGACAAGG TTGATGGGTTCCCCAAATGTGAGAAATGGATACGTAATGATATTGTTGACACCAAGGAGTCCAAGACAACTTCATGGTTGAAGAGATTCATAGGGCGTGCAAAGAAACCTGCCATGACATGGCCGTTCCCCTTTGCAGAGGAGAGACTATTTGTTTTAACTATACAGGCTGGAGTTGAAGGTTTCCACATTTACGTTGGTGGCCGACATGTGACATCTTTTCCATATCGACCA GGGTTCACTCTTGAAGAAGCAACGGGATTATTTGTTAAGGGCGATGTAGATGTACATTCAGTTTATGCCACTGCTCTTCCTATGTCTCATCCTAGTTTTTCTCTTCAACAAGTCCTTGAGATGTCGGAAAAGTGGAGGTCCCGGCCACTCCCAAAACGTTCTGTTTCCCTTTTCATTGGAATATTATCTGCGTCAAATCATTTCGCTGAGCGCATGGCTGTGAGAAAAACATGGATGCAAACTCCAGAAATTAAGTCTTCGGAAGCAGTAGCTCGATTCTTTGTGGCACTG AATTCAAGGAAAGAGGTCAATGTAATGCTGAAGAAAGAAGCTGAATACTTTGGAGACATTGTCATTTTGCCATTTATAGATCGTTATGAGCTGGTGGTTCTTAAGACAATTGCTATTTGTGAGTATGGG GTCCAGAACTTGACTGCTGCAAACATAATGAAATGCGATGATGATACATTTGTTAGGGTAGATGTGGTTCTGAGACACATCAAGCTGAACAACAGTGGCAAACCACTGTATTTGGGGAACCTGAACCTCTTGCACAGACCATTGAGAACTGGAAAATGGGCAGTTACAGATGAG GAATGGCCTGAAGATATCTACCCGCCTTATGCAAACGGACCGGGCTATGTAATTTCTCGTGACATAGCAAAATTCATCGTATCTCAGCATGCCAACCAGAGTTTAAGA CTATTTAAGATGGAAGATGTAAGTATGGGTCTATGGGTTGAAAAATTCAATTCCACGAAGCCTGTCCAGTATTCCCACAGCTGGAGGTTCTGCCAGTACGGTTGCCTGGAGAACTACTACACAGCCCACTATCAGTCGCCTAGGCAGATGCTGTGCTTGTGGGATAAGTTGATCCGCGGTCGGGCATCCTGCTGTAACTACAGATAG